From Streptomyces sp. NBC_01460, a single genomic window includes:
- a CDS encoding gamma carbonic anhydrase family protein, whose amino-acid sequence MTAEAQGIRIRHRGHEPQVHPTAYVAPTATLVGDVHVGPRARVMYGAVLDAEGARIEVGEAAVICENAVLRGSAIAGDQPVIVGDHVFVGPHATLLGCEVGRCVYVATAATVLQCARLGAGSVVAVGALVHARTVLPEGYFVPPHTVALDEPVRLLAPGDPGLTEAVGRVGFAQVAFGVDAEWTDRISRYERIAEVRVAEFGTHADDEVLDLG is encoded by the coding sequence ATGACCGCTGAAGCGCAGGGAATCCGCATCCGTCACCGTGGGCATGAACCGCAGGTCCATCCCACCGCCTATGTCGCCCCGACAGCCACGCTCGTCGGTGATGTCCACGTGGGGCCGAGGGCGCGGGTGATGTACGGCGCGGTGCTCGATGCCGAGGGGGCCCGGATCGAGGTCGGGGAGGCGGCGGTGATCTGCGAGAACGCGGTGTTGCGCGGGTCCGCGATCGCCGGCGATCAGCCGGTGATTGTCGGCGACCACGTTTTCGTGGGGCCGCACGCCACGCTGCTGGGCTGCGAGGTCGGCAGATGCGTCTATGTGGCGACCGCGGCCACGGTCCTGCAGTGCGCACGGCTGGGGGCCGGCTCGGTTGTCGCTGTCGGCGCGCTCGTCCATGCGCGCACCGTCCTGCCGGAGGGGTACTTCGTACCGCCCCACACCGTGGCGCTCGATGAGCCGGTGCGGCTGCTGGCCCCTGGCGATCCGGGCCTGACCGAGGCTGTCGGGCGGGTGGGCTTCGCGCAGGTGGCGTTCGGCGTGGACGCGGAGTGGACCGACCGGATCAGCCGGTACGAGCGCATCGCGGAGGTGCGCGTAGCCGAGTTCGGCACACACGCGGACGATGAGGTTCTGGACCTCGGCTAG
- a CDS encoding DUF305 domain-containing protein, translating into MQLRRHVLTLWSACAMLVALPAVGCTSQPTAGASPGPAFNTTDTAWILLMIPMAERARLLTDLAPSRTADPSLAELAAKTGSTLRGDLRRLRAVLRLAGVPDTRPHDGHDMPGMVSLGTLEKAAATNGQAFDRILTDALRAGFTQYRLLCAGEQAHGQADEATELAAAIARRTAEQASRLEKLRAAQPAGRARRGGIRTAGHLITTQASLTRR; encoded by the coding sequence GTGCAACTCCGCCGGCACGTTCTGACCCTGTGGTCGGCATGCGCCATGCTGGTGGCGCTGCCGGCCGTCGGCTGCACCTCGCAGCCGACGGCCGGCGCGTCGCCGGGACCGGCCTTCAACACCACCGACACCGCTTGGATCCTGTTGATGATCCCCATGGCCGAGCGTGCACGACTCCTGACCGATCTGGCTCCCTCCCGCACGGCGGACCCGAGCCTGGCCGAGCTGGCGGCGAAGACGGGATCGACACTGCGCGGAGACCTCCGCAGACTGCGCGCGGTGCTGCGTCTCGCAGGCGTCCCCGACACCCGCCCCCACGACGGGCACGACATGCCGGGCATGGTGAGTCTCGGCACCCTCGAGAAGGCGGCAGCCACGAACGGCCAGGCGTTCGACCGGATTCTCACCGACGCGCTGCGTGCAGGCTTCACGCAGTACCGGTTGCTCTGCGCCGGCGAACAGGCCCATGGCCAGGCCGACGAGGCGACGGAACTGGCCGCAGCCATCGCGAGGAGGACGGCCGAGCAGGCCTCCCGGCTGGAAAAGCTGCGAGCAGCACAGCCTGCCGGACGCGCACGCCGGGGTGGAATCCGGACGGCTGGTCACCTCATCACAACACAAGCGTCCCTGACGCGGCGCTAG
- a CDS encoding DUF1996 domain-containing protein gives MRRYPVHLYTLLASTLAVVLAAALSLTVSTQQAQAATVTVQAESYAAQSGVVSETTGDIGGGQNAAFLAAGDWMRFDNVDLGAAGRLTVSARIASAVGAGTVEFRTGSLTGPLLAVIPVSPTGGWQTWATQATDVTTHPTGPQTVFTVLRSTATGDFVNINWFSFVGAGDSPAAGWVPIDQAKWDAQLAQFRAMTPAAVPAGIVRVPEFNATCSYSHSKPDDPIVLPGLPGASHMHSFFGNKSTDAFSTPQSLLTNTPTSCTPANDLSAYWIPTLYEGDKAVEAEGMIVYYGSRLVDPSATVPFPQGFRMIAGNAKTQTPTPAGSPGQYWCAGEGGEIGRSADGNWPRCAPQAHLTHQLVFPDCWDGKNLDSPDHKSHVATTYDGKCSGAYPVAIPNLSFVVSYPTSGSAAGFRLASGMASSIHGDFFNAWDNAGLGHRVKDCITQKAKCNSAGTF, from the coding sequence ATGCGCAGATATCCCGTCCATCTGTACACACTGTTGGCGAGCACGCTGGCGGTCGTGCTGGCCGCCGCCCTCAGCTTGACCGTATCGACCCAGCAGGCCCAGGCCGCGACGGTCACCGTCCAGGCCGAGTCCTACGCAGCCCAGTCGGGTGTCGTGTCGGAGACGACCGGGGACATCGGGGGCGGCCAGAACGCCGCGTTCCTCGCCGCCGGCGACTGGATGCGCTTCGACAACGTCGACCTCGGCGCAGCCGGCCGGCTGACGGTGTCGGCCCGGATCGCGTCCGCCGTCGGCGCGGGCACGGTGGAATTCCGCACCGGCAGCCTGACCGGACCACTGCTCGCCGTCATACCGGTCTCCCCGACCGGCGGTTGGCAGACCTGGGCGACCCAGGCCACCGACGTCACCACCCATCCCACCGGCCCACAGACGGTGTTCACCGTGCTCCGCAGCACCGCCACCGGTGACTTCGTCAACATCAACTGGTTCTCCTTCGTCGGCGCGGGCGACAGCCCGGCAGCCGGATGGGTCCCCATCGACCAGGCCAAGTGGGACGCCCAGTTGGCGCAGTTCCGTGCGATGACGCCCGCCGCGGTGCCCGCCGGCATCGTCCGGGTCCCGGAGTTCAACGCCACCTGCTCCTACAGCCACTCCAAGCCGGACGACCCCATCGTCCTGCCGGGCCTGCCCGGCGCGTCCCACATGCACAGCTTCTTCGGCAACAAGAGCACCGACGCGTTCTCCACACCCCAGTCGCTGCTGACCAACACACCCACCAGTTGCACCCCTGCCAACGACCTCTCGGCGTACTGGATCCCGACGCTGTACGAAGGCGACAAGGCCGTCGAGGCCGAGGGCATGATCGTGTACTACGGTTCCCGGCTCGTCGACCCCTCGGCGACCGTGCCCTTCCCACAGGGGTTCCGCATGATCGCGGGCAACGCCAAGACCCAGACGCCCACCCCGGCCGGCTCGCCGGGCCAGTACTGGTGCGCGGGCGAGGGCGGTGAGATCGGCCGCAGCGCCGACGGCAACTGGCCCCGCTGCGCCCCGCAGGCTCATCTCACCCACCAACTCGTCTTCCCCGACTGCTGGGACGGCAAGAACCTCGACAGTCCCGACCACAAGTCGCACGTGGCGACCACCTACGACGGCAAGTGCAGCGGCGCCTACCCTGTCGCCATCCCCAACCTCTCCTTCGTCGTCAGCTATCCGACCAGCGGCAGCGCCGCGGGTTTCCGGCTGGCCTCGGGCATGGCATCGTCCATCCACGGCGACTTCTTCAACGCCTGGGACAACGCCGGTCTCGGGCACCGCGTGAAGGACTGCATCACCCAGAAGGCCAAGTGCAACTCCGCCGGCACGTTCTGA
- a CDS encoding discoidin domain-containing protein, which yields MQAPLRRFSLFLALAAALLGFIALPTPSAQAAEVLLSQGRPATSSSTEGPFNARSAVDGDPGTRWSSAFADPQWIQVDLGTSAGISRVVLSWEAAYGTAFRIEVSSDAEKWTVVHQTATGTGGTQSLAVSGTGRYVRMYGTQRATSYGYSLWEFQVYGTAGGPGGDAAKLLSYGRPGAASSSQSDQNCWECTPARAFDRDPASRWSTSSTTGWTDPGWISVDLGATAQIDKVVLQWDPAYAKSFQIQVSSNGADWTPIYSTTSGTGFKQTLAVSGTGRYVRMYGTQRATPYGYSLWEFQVYGTGGAPIQAPPLPSDPANPPRLVWSDEFDGVAGSRPDSSKWRADPGTGPNNELENYTDHRNAALDGAGHLVMEARKEVTAGSSCPRDPLSGSTTCQYTSARMNTGATFQFTYGRVEARIKVPKGNGLWPAFWMMGGDFLTGRPWPYNGEIDIMEILGKDVKTAYSTVHAPAYNGGGGIGAPYTLPGNADFSDDFHTWVADWNSKGITYSLDGRTVLTLDKEQVEQTRGPWIFDHPHYLILNLAVGGDWPGPTDAGTPFPAKMLVDHVRVYQ from the coding sequence ATGCAAGCGCCGCTGCGTCGCTTCAGCTTATTTCTGGCCCTCGCGGCCGCACTGCTCGGTTTCATCGCTCTCCCCACCCCTTCCGCGCAGGCGGCGGAGGTGCTGCTCTCTCAGGGAAGGCCCGCCACCTCCTCGAGTACCGAGGGACCCTTCAACGCTCGGAGCGCCGTCGACGGCGACCCCGGGACGCGCTGGTCCAGCGCCTTCGCCGACCCGCAGTGGATTCAGGTCGACCTCGGGACAAGTGCCGGGATCAGCCGAGTCGTCCTCAGCTGGGAAGCCGCGTACGGCACGGCGTTCAGGATCGAGGTGTCGAGCGACGCGGAGAAGTGGACCGTCGTCCACCAGACGGCCACGGGCACGGGCGGCACCCAGAGCCTGGCCGTCTCCGGCACCGGCCGATATGTGCGCATGTACGGAACGCAGCGCGCCACTTCTTACGGCTACTCGCTGTGGGAGTTCCAGGTGTACGGCACCGCCGGTGGTCCCGGCGGTGACGCCGCCAAGCTGCTCTCCTACGGCAGGCCGGGCGCGGCTTCCTCATCCCAGAGTGACCAGAACTGCTGGGAATGCACGCCGGCCAGGGCTTTCGACCGGGATCCGGCCTCCCGCTGGTCCACAAGCTCCACCACGGGATGGACCGATCCAGGCTGGATCTCCGTCGACCTCGGGGCGACGGCGCAGATCGACAAGGTCGTCCTGCAGTGGGATCCCGCCTACGCCAAGTCCTTCCAGATCCAGGTCTCGTCGAACGGAGCCGACTGGACGCCGATCTACTCGACGACGTCCGGCACGGGCTTCAAGCAGACACTGGCCGTCTCCGGCACCGGCCGCTATGTGCGCATGTACGGGACCCAGCGCGCCACCCCGTACGGCTACTCGCTCTGGGAGTTCCAGGTGTACGGCACCGGTGGCGCTCCGATCCAGGCTCCGCCCTTGCCGAGTGACCCTGCGAACCCGCCGCGGCTGGTGTGGAGCGACGAGTTCGACGGCGTCGCGGGCAGCAGACCCGACTCCTCGAAGTGGAGGGCCGACCCGGGCACCGGGCCGAACAACGAGCTGGAGAACTACACCGACCACCGCAACGCCGCGCTGGACGGGGCCGGACACCTGGTGATGGAAGCACGCAAGGAGGTCACGGCCGGATCGTCGTGCCCACGTGACCCGCTGAGCGGCAGCACCACATGCCAGTACACCTCGGCGCGGATGAACACCGGCGCGACGTTCCAGTTCACCTACGGGCGCGTCGAAGCACGCATCAAGGTACCCAAGGGCAACGGTCTGTGGCCCGCCTTCTGGATGATGGGCGGCGACTTCCTGACGGGCCGGCCGTGGCCGTACAACGGCGAGATCGACATCATGGAAATCCTCGGCAAGGACGTGAAGACCGCGTACTCGACCGTCCACGCGCCCGCCTACAACGGCGGGGGTGGAATCGGCGCGCCGTACACACTGCCCGGGAACGCCGATTTCTCCGACGACTTCCACACCTGGGTCGCCGACTGGAACAGCAAGGGCATCACCTACAGCCTGGACGGCCGGACCGTTCTGACTCTCGACAAGGAGCAGGTTGAGCAGACACGCGGACCGTGGATCTTCGACCACCCTCACTACCTGATCCTCAACCTGGCGGTCGGAGGCGACTGGCCGGGCCCGACAGACGCCGGCACCCCCTTCCCCGCCAAGATGCTCGTCGACCACGTGCGCGTCTACCAGTAA
- a CDS encoding LacI family DNA-binding transcriptional regulator has protein sequence MKRPTLDVVAARAGVSKSSVSRVINGETTVAPQIRDVVMRAVNELGYVPNGAARNLVTRRTDTLAVVVSDPPQGVVSDDPLFSAVVRAVSRELETAGKRLVLMLAESDRSRTRVVQYIAGGHVDGVLLVALHGTDPLPAALARQGLPVVSFNRTSAQDVPYVALDNAGGAALAVRHLLERGRRRIATITGPLELYEARERLDGYRQTLRDTGRRSIVALGDFTRASGAEAMRQLLEDDPDLDAVFAANDLMAIGALRTLHQAGRRVPEDVAVIGFDDIEAASYTSPALTSVRSPMADQATAAVHLLLGLIDGGPTVPVIMPNELVVREST, from the coding sequence ATGAAACGCCCCACTCTCGATGTGGTGGCCGCCCGAGCGGGCGTGTCCAAATCGAGTGTCTCCCGGGTCATCAACGGTGAGACGACTGTCGCCCCGCAGATCCGAGACGTCGTCATGCGCGCCGTGAACGAATTGGGCTACGTGCCCAACGGTGCGGCACGCAATCTCGTCACGCGCCGCACGGACACCCTCGCCGTGGTGGTCTCCGACCCGCCTCAAGGAGTCGTATCCGACGATCCCCTCTTCTCCGCCGTGGTCCGCGCCGTCAGCAGAGAGCTCGAGACGGCGGGCAAACGGCTCGTGCTCATGCTCGCGGAATCGGACCGGAGCCGGACCAGAGTCGTGCAGTACATCGCCGGCGGGCATGTGGACGGCGTGCTCCTGGTCGCCCTGCACGGCACGGATCCGCTGCCGGCCGCACTGGCCCGGCAGGGCCTGCCTGTCGTGTCCTTCAACCGCACCTCCGCACAGGACGTCCCGTACGTGGCGCTGGACAACGCCGGTGGAGCGGCGCTGGCCGTGCGTCATCTCCTGGAGCGCGGCCGGCGCCGGATCGCCACCATCACCGGGCCGCTCGAACTGTACGAGGCGCGTGAGCGTCTCGATGGCTACCGTCAGACGCTGCGTGACACCGGCCGTCGCTCCATCGTGGCCCTGGGCGACTTCACCAGAGCCTCCGGCGCCGAAGCCATGCGACAGCTCCTGGAGGACGATCCCGACCTCGATGCGGTGTTCGCAGCCAACGACCTGATGGCGATCGGGGCCCTGCGCACCCTCCATCAGGCGGGCCGACGTGTCCCCGAAGACGTGGCGGTCATCGGCTTCGACGACATAGAAGCCGCGTCCTACACCAGCCCCGCGCTCACCTCGGTGCGCAGCCCGATGGCCGACCAGGCGACCGCCGCGGTCCACCTGCTCCTCGGCCTGATCGACGGCGGCCCCACAGTGCCGGTGATCATGCCGAACGAACTCGTCGTGCGCGAGTCGACCTGA
- the mihF gene encoding integration host factor, actinobacterial type encodes MTLPNLTAEARNSALKKALAMRQERADLLVDIKNGEVTLQDVLRRDDPVVARTPVRRLLEALPGIGKIRAGQILNEFGISETRRVQGLGTRQRERLLALFPADA; translated from the coding sequence ATGACTCTGCCCAACCTGACAGCCGAGGCCCGAAACAGTGCGCTGAAGAAGGCTCTCGCTATGAGACAAGAGCGCGCCGATCTCCTCGTCGACATCAAGAACGGCGAGGTAACGCTGCAGGACGTCCTGCGACGGGACGATCCTGTCGTTGCCAGGACTCCCGTGCGCCGCCTCCTGGAGGCACTGCCTGGCATCGGAAAGATTCGTGCCGGCCAGATCCTCAACGAGTTCGGCATCTCGGAGACCCGTCGCGTTCAAGGGCTCGGAACCCGCCAGCGGGAGCGTCTCCTCGCGCTTTTCCCTGCTGACGCCTGA
- a CDS encoding class I SAM-dependent methyltransferase, translated as MRPGQLLVDAGCGTGASASGRPVPWPCAWTASASPRSLSTRPPRAAHFLASAHTRATFRVADLQNTALPTSATHGIVCIGALGRARDRDQAVAELGRVLGPGGQLVTTRPPVSLPPWVPTRQSSAVWPASAPSSLPAPPRHLALRPSCGHGGWDCFPPPTRSAPTVQNSASAPPGLASWPAPTGPH; from the coding sequence ATGCGACCGGGGCAGCTCCTCGTCGACGCCGGCTGCGGAACCGGGGCATCGGCCTCCGGCCGGCCCGTGCCCTGGCCCTGCGCCTGGACGGCTTCGGCCTCTCCCCGGTCGCTGTCGACCAGGCCGCCCCGCGCCGCCCATTTCCTCGCCAGTGCCCACACCCGCGCCACCTTCCGCGTCGCCGACTTGCAGAACACCGCCTTGCCCACCTCCGCCACCCACGGCATCGTCTGCATCGGCGCTCTCGGCCGTGCGAGGGACCGCGACCAGGCGGTGGCCGAGCTGGGCCGCGTCCTGGGCCCGGGTGGCCAGCTCGTGACGACCCGACCACCCGTCTCGCTACCGCCATGGGTGCCCACCCGGCAATCCTCGGCGGTCTGGCCGGCCTCGGCGCCCTCGTCGCTACCTGCTCCTCCCCGCCACCTCGCGCTTCGCCCGTCCTGCGGTCACGGCGGCTGGGATTGCTTCCCCCCCCCGACTCGCTCAGCACCCACCGTGCAGAACAGCGCTTCGGCGCCACCCGGGCTCGCATCCTGGCCCGCCCCTACCGGCCCGCACTGA
- a CDS encoding aldo/keto reductase, which yields MKYRTIGTDPAHRREVSVLALGAMLFGSLTDEKTSFDLLDRYAEAGGNFVDTSDNYAFWTDGGQGGHSETVLGRWRRSRGVGDEIVIATKLGARPLAPGTGFVDNPEGLSAKVIREAAEASRERLGVDRLDLLYAHIDDHSVPQQETVEGFGALVAEGTVGLLGVSNQAMWRVERARALAAAAGLPGYEVLQYQHSHLRPRFDVPSDLFPDGSLGHAGPELLGYLRAEPALTLVAYSPLLAGAYVREDKPLPPDYDHPGTPARLAELRSVARETGATVNQVVLAWQMGGELPVVPLAGASSLVQLEENLAAVDLELTDDQRARLDAVH from the coding sequence ATGAAGTACCGCACCATAGGCACCGACCCCGCCCACCGGCGCGAGGTGAGCGTGCTCGCGCTCGGCGCGATGCTGTTCGGTTCGCTCACCGACGAGAAGACCTCTTTCGACCTTCTCGACCGCTACGCCGAAGCGGGCGGGAACTTCGTCGACACGTCCGACAACTACGCCTTCTGGACCGACGGGGGACAGGGCGGCCACAGCGAGACCGTCCTCGGCCGGTGGCGGCGCAGCCGGGGCGTCGGTGACGAGATCGTCATCGCCACCAAGCTCGGCGCCCGCCCCCTGGCTCCCGGAACCGGCTTCGTCGACAACCCGGAGGGCCTGTCGGCCAAGGTGATCCGCGAAGCCGCCGAGGCCAGCCGGGAACGACTCGGCGTCGACAGACTGGACCTGCTGTACGCACACATCGACGACCACTCCGTACCGCAGCAGGAGACCGTCGAGGGGTTCGGCGCACTCGTCGCGGAGGGCACGGTCGGACTCCTCGGCGTCAGCAACCAGGCGATGTGGCGGGTCGAACGGGCCCGGGCGCTGGCCGCGGCGGCCGGACTGCCCGGATACGAGGTGCTCCAGTACCAGCACAGCCACCTGCGCCCCCGGTTCGACGTGCCGAGCGACCTCTTCCCGGACGGGAGCCTCGGCCACGCCGGCCCCGAACTGCTCGGCTACCTGCGGGCCGAGCCCGCCCTGACCCTGGTCGCCTACTCCCCGCTGCTCGCCGGCGCGTACGTACGCGAGGACAAGCCTCTGCCGCCGGACTACGACCACCCGGGCACCCCGGCCCGGCTCGCCGAGTTGCGTTCCGTCGCCCGGGAGACCGGCGCCACCGTCAACCAGGTCGTCCTCGCCTGGCAGATGGGCGGCGAGCTGCCGGTCGTCCCGCTGGCCGGGGCGTCGTCCCTGGTGCAACTGGAGGAGAACCTGGCCGCGGTGGACCTGGAGCTGACAGACGATCAGCGAGCCCGGCTCGACGCCGTCCACTGA
- a CDS encoding chaplin family protein, with protein sequence MSRETRSSGVRAVVLGAVAGAALLPSGTAEANVVGIGNAAFGNTCANQGGARAEGATVAGSGLGGGNHAGLPLSLTRNHCGNSGIICTALFRAAY encoded by the coding sequence ATGAGCAGGGAAACGCGGAGCAGTGGTGTGCGGGCCGTGGTGCTGGGGGCGGTCGCCGGGGCGGCGCTGCTTCCCTCCGGGACTGCTGAGGCGAACGTCGTCGGGATCGGGAACGCGGCCTTCGGCAACACGTGTGCGAACCAGGGCGGTGCGCGCGCCGAAGGTGCCACGGTTGCCGGGAGCGGCCTGGGCGGTGGTAACCATGCCGGGCTGCCTCTGAGCCTGACGCGCAATCACTGCGGCAACAGCGGAATCATCTGCACGGCTCTGTTCAGGGCCGCATACTGA